Within the Sphingobium indicum B90A genome, the region ACCGTAATCCCGGAGTTCCCCGTTGGGACCGACATAGCGGTAGAGAGTGACGCGCTCGATCCCGAGTTCCTTGCAGAGGTCGGAAACGGACGTGTCGCGTTGGGCCATAGCAGCCTGAGCGAGCCGCACCTGGGCCTTGGAGAGGGCGAACTTGCGGCCACCCTTGCGTCCCCTCGCGCGGGCAGCGGCCAGGCCAGCCATGGTGCGCTCGCGGATCATATCCCGCTCAAACTCCGCCAGTGTGGCAAAAATGCCGAACACCATCCGGCCCGATGGCGTCGTGGTGTCGATCTGCGCGCCCTTGCCGGTGAGCACCCGCAGACCGATACCGCGATCCGACAGATTCTGCACCGTGCTGACCAGGTGGGTGAGCGTTCGGCCGAGCCGGTCGAGCTTCCAAACGATGAGGACATCGCCGTCGCGCAACGATTTCAGGCAGGCGGCAAGACCGGGGCGATCATCACGGCTACCGGATGCACGATCATCATAGATATTGCCTGGCTCGACACCGGCAGCGCGAAGGGCATCGTGCTGCAGGTCGAGCGACTGCGAGCCGTCGGCTTTGGACACGCGGGCGTAGCCGATCAGCATGGATCACAAACGAAGGTTTGAGGCGGTGACGAACATGAGCACATAAGATTGGGCTATTGTGTATCTTAACCAGCATCTCAATCAAGCTATCTCAAACCGTAGCTCGGAAAGAATAAGGAGCATGTATGCCGCGTCGCGTGACCCTGACCGATCGACAGCGCGAGGCGCTGCTTCACTTGCCGGTCGATCAAGGTGAGCTGCTGCGGCACTATACCCTCAGCGATGAGGATCTCGGGCATATCCGCCAGCGCCGGCGCGCCCACAATCGTTTTGGCTTCGCGCTGCAACTGTGCGTCCTGCGCTACCCGGGCCGGGTGCTCGCTCCTGGCGAGTTGATCCCGGCGCAGGTATCGGATTTCATCGCGGCCCAGCTCGGCCTGACCAGCGACGATCTACTCCTCTATGCCGCGCGCGAGGAGACCCGGCACGAGCATCTGGCGGACCTTCGCCGAATCTACGGCTATCGCTCCTTTTCGGGGCGGGGCGCACGGGATTTGCGCGAATGGATCGCTCGGGAAGCCGAGGCGGCGACATCGAATGAGGATCTTGCCCGTCGCTTCGTTGCGGAGTGTCGCCGCACCCGCACGATCCTTCCCGGCTCCTCGACGATCGAGCGCCTTTGCGCCGATGCGCTGGTTGAGGC harbors:
- a CDS encoding recombinase family protein; this encodes MLIGYARVSKADGSQSLDLQHDALRAAGVEPGNIYDDRASGSRDDRPGLAACLKSLRDGDVLIVWKLDRLGRTLTHLVSTVQNLSDRGIGLRVLTGKGAQIDTTTPSGRMVFGIFATLAEFERDMIRERTMAGLAAARARGRKGGRKFALSKAQVRLAQAAMAQRDTSVSDLCKELGIERVTLYRYVGPNGELRDYGQRALAAKTR